One region of Arvicola amphibius chromosome 3, mArvAmp1.2, whole genome shotgun sequence genomic DNA includes:
- the Dhfr gene encoding LOW QUALITY PROTEIN: dihydrofolate reductase (The sequence of the model RefSeq protein was modified relative to this genomic sequence to represent the inferred CDS: inserted 1 base in 1 codon): MVRTLNCIVAVSQNMGIGKERRTCLGPLLRNEFKYFQRMTTTSSVEGKQNLVIMGRKTWFSIPEKNRPLKDRINIVLSRELKEPPQGAHFLAKSLDDALKLIEQPELANKXDMVWIVGGSFRLPSDAFCFVSKEAMDQPGHLRLFITRIMQEFESDTFFPEIDLGKYKLLPEYPGVLSDVQEEKGIKYKFEVYEKKG, from the exons ATGGTTCGAACGCTGAACTGCATCGTCGCCGTGTCCCAGAATATGGGCATCGGCAAGGAACGGAGGACTTGCCTTGGGCCTCTGCTCAG GAACGAATTCAAGTACTTCCAAAGAATGACCACAACCTCCTCAGTGGAAG GTAAACAGAACCTTGTGATTATGGGCCGGAAAACCTGGTTCTCCATTCCTGAGAAGAATCGACCTTTAAAAGACAGAATCAATATAGTTCTCAGCAGAGAGCTCAA ggAACCACCACAAGGCGCTCATTTTCTTGCCAAAAGTCTGGATGATGCCCTAAAACTTATTGAACAACCAGAGTTGGCAAATA TAGATATGGTTTGGATAGTTGGAGGCAGTTTCCGTTTACCAAG TGatgccttctgttttgtttcaaagGAAGCCATGGATCAGCCAGGCCATCTCAGACTCTTCATAACAAGGATCATGCAGGAATTTGAAAGTGATACGTTCTTCCCGGAAATTGATTTGGGGAAATATAAACTTCTCCCAGA ATACCCAGGGGTCCTTTCTGATGTCCAGGAGGAAAAAGGCATCAAGTATAAATTTGAAGTCTATGAAAAGAAAGGCTAA